In Stigmatopora nigra isolate UIUO_SnigA chromosome 5, RoL_Snig_1.1, whole genome shotgun sequence, the genomic window TCCGCGGGACCTACGGACCGGAGACTCATTCAGCGACACCTCCGCCACTCGGCAACCCGTCGAAGGCGCGCTTCCGTCGGTGTGAGGATCTTACGACGATGCATACTCTAACGCTTTTCTCCGCTATGGAATCCGCGTTTTCCTTCCACAACCAAGCTCCAAGGCAATAAAACAGTGGAAATACTACAACTGAAAAActcttttccccctttttttgtgagAAATTAACGAGCATTTTTTTCGGAGTGGGGAATTCCCTCCCGCTCGGTCATACCAACACACCTTAAAACGAGGTGAGTTTTCCGTCATTTTGGGgtcgtgtttttattttattttttaaactatgcTAGTTTGTTTGCTAGCATGTCGTACTCCggggaaggagaaaaaaacttcAAGCGTGGCATTTAGTTGAATTGCGAATTTGAGATTTAGCTGATGTTATCGCTAGTTTGTACTTGCCCAGCCGTGTAATTAGCAGAGTGAAGTTAAAAGACCCCCGCGTGAAACTTGACGATGGCTGCGTCTTGTTTACCCGCGGAGTCACTTTCAGGTCGCCTccttcctccctcctcctcttcttcctcctccctcctcttcctcagatGTAATCAGCTCTAAAGGTAGGCTGCCCGCTTTGTGTCCCTAAGAGCCATCGCTAATGGCTTTAGTGAATGGACCCCCCACCCTCGCCTTCatcccccccttcctcttccTCAGACCCAATTAGCCTACCTGCCTTTAGCAAAAGATTTGTCTGCCTCGCCAAATCGGATGGGGATTACTTTTAAGTGACATGTAACAGCTGCCTGACGTCAGAATGTTTTCCGGCGGGGAGATGGAGGGGGTTCTTGAGGGGATCCAGGTGAGGATCAAGGGGGTGGAATTATTTAAAACGCCAGCAGcgccgttttttggggggtaactTTTATTATTGAAGATTTTCCTGACTTAATAGCTAGAATTCCTACGGTCTTGAACGCCTCAAAACAACGGAGGTTTGCAGTTTTTCATCCCAGGCAGACTTTTTTGTTATAATGTCGTATAAAGAtaatgtttgttattgttttttttaaagttttaactCGTTGGTtgtcattgatggtgatagccGTCCAATCAAAAACATTAATATCAGAACTAAAATAGCTCAGTAATAGCACATTTGGCTTACAATATTGGAATTGTGCACAGTTTCCCACATTTTTGTTGGTCCCTGAACATGTCAAGTTAAAGCTAAGAAGTGTAAGAGGATGCAGATTGAATtcaagcttcttgtgtgggCCGTATTCAATGATATTGACActgtactgtttttttaatgttgtgcaCGTTGTGGGATTTAACCCTTGTTATCCtcacttttgttgttttttttgcaaaaatagttAACATTTTGGCAAATTCGGACATTTTGTAGCTCCAAAATTTCCCTCAAAATCAGTCGGAAATCATTCAAAATTTACCAAAGGGACatgaaagtgaagaaaaaaatttaattggctgccattgacaatcaAAAATGTCAAGTTCAAGCCGCCCGGTGGGTAAGTCGTTAGtgtgtcggtctcacagctctggggttctgggttcaaatccaggtcggagtttgcatgttcttcccgggcctgcgtgggattCTTCCCAAAAaactaggctgattggacaattctaaattgcccctagctgtgATTGGTCGTTCTTTGTCTCCTCGggtcctacgattggctggtcaccaattcaagctgataggctccagcaccccctgcaagatATCCAATTCACTTTAACTGCCAGACGTTTAGTGCCATTATGCAAACTTTTCAAAAACCTAATTTTTGATCCATTCCTcccattttcttccaaatattttcatttgtagATATAGATCTATAGTTAGAAAGTTCCCACTAACAACGAATGTAAATAAAgtgatttgatttgtttttccaGGTAAAGTGACAATGCTGAACCCCGGAGGCAACGGGCCGCAggcgcagcagcagcagccgccGTCATCGACGTCGGTGTGCCCCCCGCCGTGGAAGCGCTGCGCCGGTTGCGGCGGCAAGATCGCCGACCGCTTCCTCCTGTATGCCATGGATGGTTACTGGCACAGCCGCTGCCTCAAGTGCTCGTGTTGCCAGGCGCAACTGGGAGAAATCGGAACGTCCTGCTACACCAAGAGCGGCATGATCCTCTGCCGGAACGACTATATCAGGttagaatttcacattttttcacaatttgggTGTCACGGTCCATCGCGCAAACGTTTGTCAAAAAGTTTGGTTTATCTACTGTTGCTAACTGACTGTATTTCTCGGACTATAAGATGTCGTAGCTaaagaaaaagtgcaaaaaagacatgaaaaaataaatttaacgtATTttgtcgcatataagccgtatttgtaacaaaaaaaatgataaccgaattgagggtaaggcttatacgcgcataaattagacgTAAAATGCATCaaatgccataacgcaagaaCACGTCTAAAACTTGGGTTTGTTTTTAGTTGCTAACATGAACAGGAGGatcgtatttttcggactataagatGCTGTAgctaaaacaaatgcaaaaaggacatgaaaaaataaatctactgtattttctcgcatataagccgtagttaaataaatatttaaaatctaGTACATAtcccgtattttccggactatatgATGCACTATTTTTGTAGTTTGACCAGGCCtgcaactttaaaaataaaataaaaaaaaaataaaaatgaagaatagTTAGTTTTATTATCATATGCAAATATGAGAAGACATTAAGATGAACGTaaatagttgtttgtttttttgggccgtgtgattggctggcaaacaattcAGTCTATTGTAGTGTATTTATCgtggataggctccatcacccccgtgacccttctGAAAATGGGACCGTTaagtttatttagatttttttaaaacaaaataagcaaaaaaatctcaaatttcTGCAGTTTTTAAACTTTCAAGTACTAAaagcttgtatttttttagccccgccccctctggGCGTGTTCGAACGGATCTCCCAAAAGTTAACTTTCAGGCTTCGAgcgttgtttaaaaaaaacagtcaaataaaTCAGAGCGATATCATATTTGAAAACGAGCGGGACGACAAAGCGTTTGTCTGGATGCTTATCTGTTGCCGCGGAAACAAGACGTATTGCCGCCGATaatgtttgtttcatttgaatattttttctcGGGGATCTTTTGCATTTCATTGGCCGGGCCCGCATAGATAAGTCTAATCTTGTCGCTAACTAGAGTGGCGCTACGTTGGGAAATTCAGCTAGCTGTTagcatgagtggttagtgtgttggttTTGTGGTTCTGAGGTTCAGGGTTCGAACCTAGTGTGAGTCAGGATGTTCTAGTGTGGCGTTTTAATGTCTTTTaaggcttgggtgggttttctctgggtagtcttGCATCTCAAAAGCATgcaagctaggctaattggatgcttaattgcccctagctatgattggttggctGTTTACTAAGTCTACATtaccgtgatatttgagggattactgtaccttcaatttagtttttaattttaaaataattttaaagtgttttttatttaaaaataggtttaaactattgcttttaatttaaaaatacattttataaatttgGCTTTAATTTAAAAGTAAGCTTAAAAAAgtggttttaatttaaaaataagtttaaaaaaaattggtttattttaaaaataagtttaaaaaatgttttttaattttaaaaaagttttaaacattgttttaaattaaaaaaatgagtttaaaacattgtttttatttgtaaaataatttaaaaaaatgtttctgaacagaaaaataattttaaaacgtttttaattttaaaataattgtaaatttatttttaattgaaaataactccaaaaaatattctttttatttgaataattctaaaataattgtttttaattgaaaaaacattttaaaacatttccaatttaaaataattccaaaaatatttttaatttaaaaataatatcgaaaaaattaaaaaactaatttcTCTTGTTCGCAACCCAACTCTTCTCATATTTCATCCCCAAACCAATCAAACCACCATACCCGGATACGACGGGCCTTCCAAACAGAAACCAACCATATTGCCAAAACCCTTAATCATGGACATCTTGGACCCCCTTCAGGACAGATTTTGTGTGACATCCTTAAAAATGAACAGAGAATGGCTTTTGGTcacgccgtccgtccgtccgtccgtccgtccattcCGGGCAAAGTCAACGCACGTGGTGACGGAAGTCTGACAGCGAGTCCACACAATTAAATACTTTAATTATAGCCAtaccccctccctcccctcttCCGCATTTCCCCTTTTAGTCCTGATGGGTTTTATCTAATGAGATCTGCTCCCTGGCTTGTATCCTCCCGCCCGCCGGCAGGCGCGCTGACGTGTCCGAAATGAATGAGAGGTGcgcgcggcggtggcggcggcgggcaaacaaaacatttcattaaGCAAATTGGCTTTTGAGAGGGTGCGCCGCCCGCTCACACACAGGCAGATAGCCACCCACGATTATTGCCAAGGCCGTTGtcggttgggggggggggggggggggttaatatACGCTTGGCTCCCTCTTAAAGGGACAGTCTTTGTTTTGCGTTATTTGCGTGGAACGCCGTGAAAAGGACGTTGAAGGTCGATGGGGCTccaatttattgtttttttttttaagtgaaggTTAGCCTTTCATTTGCGTGGCTTTtattagattggattagatttgGAAATGGTGCTTGCTGAAGGGCTAGGGCAAATTGGATTAGCGCATTTGTTGGAGTATAAGGTGGATTTCAGTGTAGggttttttagttgttttctgTTTAGTGCTAGTTGGAGGAagaatttgagcttttttagtattttgaatagtatttttttctatcatatTTGAAGTATATCTCTGTataatagataaatagataaataagtaaatatattaataaattaatatataaataaatgaataattcttGCCACAGGAAACATGGCCGTCCTGCCAAAATAAAAGATGACTTTATTCTACAAAGagcaaaaattaataaatgaataaatattgaaatacatacatatttaattaaatatataaatagattagtaaataaatatttaaataaagtaatgtaattatattaataaatacagcaaaataaataaatatataaataaaaatacataaataaatgaataaaaaaaaaatataactgcattgataaataaatctataaaaaaaatacatatttaaataagcAAATAATTATTGCCACAGGAAACATGGTCGTCCCGCCAAAATAAAAGCGCACTTTATTCTAAAACAAGCAAAAAGTATTCCTCATTGCGTTTTTTctactgccaaccctcccactccaaataaattggacgtctattgccgttaaTGTTTGACATAGAGaaatccatcaaaaaaaaaattctggtgACGTCACCGATCTCCGGGCGGATTAAATTCCCTCCCCTTGATTCAGATGGAataaaccccgcccccttccttccttccccccccccccccccactttaaTTGAATAAGCCGAGGTAATTAAATGGCACTTTTGGAACGGAACGCGCCAGGTGAATCTAATAGGCGCTTATTTAATATCACTCGGAACGCCGTGACAGCAACGGCGCGCCGTCAACTAGTAGCGGGCGAACGGGCGAGCGAACAGGCGGGATGTCTGCAAATTAATTAAACGGCAGCGCCATTTAGCCGCCGCGTTTATCTTGATTTGTCATAACCCGATGAATTCCCACAGCCCATTCGACCTCCATGAATCATCAGCCTAAACTttacaaaataaaccaaaaaaatactttgataaagataaatatatttaatgtttgaCCTTCGTTGTATCCTTAAGCCGCTTTAATGCTAGCTAGCTCAATTgtaggatagaaaaaaaaacttgaaaaaaattgataacaCGTAACATTAGCTTTAGCATTCCAGCTTTGCTAATCATCACATGATTGTAGTATTTAGTCAAATTTGAATGTACGTTTATGAGAGCTTGTGGTGGCTCACTGCTGCCAACTAGTGGACGTTAATGGAAGCAAAGCCACCTGTGTTGACAGATTTTGAATCGTTACGAGAAGCGTGCAATGTATTATCGTAAAAtcgttttttcaatattttgttttgaattcaatgtgtttattgtcattatacaagtataatgacatttaaagcttcaccatgacgaaataaataatcaatgataaataaatatgtaataaatTCATAGTCAACGTTGATAAGTGGTTACCATAGATAAGTTATTAACGTAGATAAGTGGTTAATGTAGATCAGGGGTCAACGTAGGTCAAGGGTCAACGTAGGTCAGGGGTCAATGTAAGTCAGGGGTCAACATAGGTCAGGGGTCATCGTAGATAAGTGGGAAATGTAGATATGTAGTCAATGtagacaacatagataagtggtcaacatagatgGGTGGTCAGTGTAGTTAAGTGGTcctccttgagtctgtttgtcttggctgttatggccctGTATCCCAGTTTGAATAGGTGAAACCCAGGatctgtatttttattatttttttaatctgtatCTGCACTCGATAGAAAATGACGCAACTTCCGCACTATCAAAAAGCAACGATCCCGTTCCTAGTAGCTTCCGACACCCCCCAGCTCGCCGTACGTCGTCTAATCGCCATTCCACTTGGGTTTCAATACGGCCAGCGTGTCATTTTAAGCCACTCAAAGGGAGCGGCGAATAATGCCGCCCTTTACCTGACGACGGAGTTCTTGACAGATTgctcgccgccgccaccgccgttgcGCTTTctcgtttttttaatttaatccctACATCCGTCAAGTTGGTGTTTTAGCGCCGGCGGCGGGGGAGAAGAAAGGCAAACAGATGCGTGGCCGCAATTAAAGGCTCCCCGGACGTTAAttacggcggtggcggcggtggtggcgttGGGTGGCACTCGGATGCCATTAGAGCCCGCCTTCAAATATGGATGACCGCTTAATTGCGCGCGCTACACTCTTAGCCGGATTTACACTCTACGTCCTAATGCCCACTTAGTGTTCGCGGTGGATTTACACCGCGTGGGTCCAGCCGTGTCGTTGGCGAATTTTtttagggggcggggcttgttcGATACAGGAAAATGGGACGGAAATCTTACAGTTTATGAGGGAATTCCAATTTTAGAATGTGTAAAGAAATGTTTACTCTTTTTTAGCCTTAAAAATGACATGCGTTCTTTCTTTTAAgagttttttatgtttgtttttagtaaaaaaaaattgtataaaaaatcgCCTAATTACTAAAATTGTCTATTTCTTGTTTTGCACTTATTTTTATTAGCTCATGAATAAAATAGTTTTCTACGTATATTTTCGAAAGTTTATTGAATGAAACAAATGATGAcaagatttttacaaaaaatatatattttatttttctgtattttccccTTATTTCCtcgctttttgattcaaaatatctgctaaattatttttttaaaaacctgaagtgattttttaaaaatgtcaattccctttttttttaaaatgtataatttacaTGATCCTAAAACCCCCgaatatcatttttaataatttttttgaccaaaaaaatagctCCGCGCCAAATCCTTTAATCCCACAATAAAAGCCACCCTTCCCGGCGTCCCTCCGCCCTCCAGCGCCAATAACATTGCTCGTTTCCAGCCCTACCCGCGTCACACCCGCGCAAAAGCGCCGAGCTGGCAACCCTCGTCACCGTCGGCCTCCAGTTAATTAGTTCGCGAAATTGACTTTTGATGGAGCCTTTCCAAATCGCTCGCCACCGTCTCCTTGAAAAAAAACCGTCCCTCCCCTCCCCCGCCACCTCCCCCCGCATAAAAGCCGCTTCACACATCcgaaaacgaaaaaaaacaaaaacaaaacctttTCCGTGGTGTTTACGCCAAACAATTTAATCCGAGACTCCGCCCCCTCTTTCCTTTTTCCCGCCAAAGCGTGTCAGACGCGGCGTTTTGATTTGATTGCTTAGGAAAAGTGGCGGTGTGGCGCAAATACCCGCACAGAGATATGATGACAAATGGCTCCCGATCCCCGTAAATGACTTTCCGCTCCGATGGAAATTTCATTGGTTGGCCTCAGATGAAGTCGTTTTAAATTGCCCAGGCGGAAGGAAGAcggagacggagagagacggccTTTCATTATGGAGTGGCGCTCGCGCGGGTGTTTCGGAGGGGGGGGACAAACAGATGAGTACAGGCAAATCTAAAGACTTGACACCCTGATTGAAAAGGTTAACCCGCGCGCCGGATATATCAAGTAAAGGATTTATAATGGAAACACCAGGGAGATTTTACCCCAGCTATGTTTTGTGGTAAAAACATGGGTGTACATTTGGTATGATTAGCAAACCGCATTCGtttttggtctaaaaaaaaacatacgtgCGTTACTCTTAAATATTGTCTTTGAGGGCTTTGTCTTTTTTCAGGTCGCAGGCAGGGTTAAACTACAAAAATTCTGCGTCTTATAATCCGTAAAATACTGTAGCCGAATGTTATATAGATTATTTTTGACAtcctttttgcattttttggggctACAGCATCTTATACGCGGGTAAAACATTTAGTATGGAGAATTCAGTACcgttttttgtgcaaaaagccttactatactatgttatttttacaaaaagcctaactatactatgtcgttttttaaagaaaaatagccttactatactatgttgttttttggaagaaaaaagccttactatactatgtcgttttttgaataaaaaagccttactatactgtcgttttttaaagaaaaaaagccttactatactatgtcgtttttttgcacaaaagccttactatactatgttgtttttaaagaaaataagcccTACTACACTCGTTTTTCAatggagaaaagccttactatactatgttctgatatttagtaaaaaaaaaaataatgtcaatttTTGTGACTTAACCAAGTgacgtccttttttttttactcccgtCAGATTATTCGGCAACAGCGGCGCTTGCAGTGCGTGCGGTCAGTCCATCCCGGCCAGCGAGTTGGTGATGAGGGCGCAAGGCAACGTCTACCATCtcaaggtaagaaaaaaaacaacaacgccaTTTTGGGTCTAAAACTTTGCAATTAGTTGTTTCGcttaaaactttgtttttggatTATTCAACTGAGCTGTTTCATTACTAGTGACAGTAAGAAGTGTGGCCAAAATCTAAAAGTTTGATAGAATGTCCAAATCCATCCATAAAAGTAACTAAAAAAGGCTTTATAACAAAATAAACTCTTAATTGTTTACCTTTTATTTACAAAGATACTCTCCAAACTaaatgatgtcacaaccagaacgAGCTAGCATGCTATCTTAGCCTGTCTAATCTCTCGTTATgtgaattttgtcaaatttgctAACAAAAGTAACACTAGAAGCTAAAAATGCTCAATTCTggatgtgatgtcacaaccagaaatttgacgtgtttttttaagtccGATTTGTGTGCTTAATGAGTCCATTTTTGTCACTTGCTACATTTCATAGCATCTAGAATTGACAGATAACGACAAATTTGACCGTCTTTCCCACTCCAAAAAGATATGGCGTCGATGTGGGTTCACAAATGAAGAAAAGCTTTAGGCATTTGTGCCAATGTGGTGCTCTATTAATAGTGATCACGTCCGTCCGTCCGAGTCCAAACGGGTGCGTGAAGGTGACCCGTTTAGTGGGAAAGCCCTGGCCGGCCAGCCTCATTAGCGGCTCCCCCATTGAAGGTCA contains:
- the LOC144196872 gene encoding LIM domain transcription factor LMO4, with the protein product MLNPGGNGPQAQQQQPPSSTSVCPPPWKRCAGCGGKIADRFLLYAMDGYWHSRCLKCSCCQAQLGEIGTSCYTKSGMILCRNDYIRLFGNSGACSACGQSIPASELVMRAQGNVYHLKCFTCSTCRNRLVPGDRFHYVNGSLFCEHDRPAALINGHLSSLQTNPLLPDQKVC